The Rhodococcus triatomae genome includes a window with the following:
- a CDS encoding glycoside hydrolase family 76 protein, producing MCPVWSRRADAAEAAIVGRHLRRLWAMPGTRLGVVAWPAVRRERVFLSWHYWWQAHLLDCAVDAYHREHTPERRRRMAHLARGHRIRNLSGWTNRYYDDMAWLGLALERAQRGAPFGRRHAVDILANQVFDAWDPGRGGGIPWRRGSDFFNAPSNGPAAILLARTGKVWRAEAMADWIDANLRDRRSNLVLDGVRPNGDLDRAIYTYCQGVVLGVETELAVRTGAERHRHRVHRLVAAVDHHLASSGVIRGGGGGDGGLFSGILARYLAFVATVLPGESEADVRARGTAAAIVLGSADAAWRHRLQVEELPLFGHDWSKQARLPGLGEGIASFTGGSVRSSDIPERDLSVQLSGWMLMEAAHSVASAGFSAGSRRSDDSGRFSDAD from the coding sequence ATGTGTCCTGTGTGGTCCCGCCGTGCCGATGCCGCGGAGGCGGCGATCGTCGGCCGGCATCTTCGTCGGCTGTGGGCGATGCCCGGAACCCGGCTCGGCGTCGTCGCGTGGCCCGCGGTACGACGTGAACGGGTTTTTCTCAGCTGGCACTACTGGTGGCAGGCGCACCTGCTCGACTGTGCGGTCGACGCGTACCACCGCGAGCACACTCCCGAACGTCGCCGCCGGATGGCGCATCTGGCGCGGGGGCACCGCATCCGCAACCTGTCCGGCTGGACCAACCGTTACTACGACGACATGGCCTGGCTGGGACTGGCTCTCGAGCGGGCGCAGCGGGGAGCGCCGTTCGGTCGCAGGCACGCGGTCGACATCCTCGCGAACCAGGTGTTCGACGCCTGGGATCCGGGTCGCGGCGGTGGCATCCCCTGGCGCAGGGGTTCGGACTTCTTCAACGCGCCGTCCAACGGGCCCGCCGCCATCCTGCTGGCCCGGACCGGCAAGGTCTGGCGGGCCGAGGCGATGGCGGACTGGATCGACGCGAACCTGCGCGATCGGCGCAGCAACCTCGTTCTCGACGGTGTCCGGCCGAACGGCGACCTCGACCGCGCCATCTACACCTACTGTCAGGGCGTGGTGCTCGGCGTGGAGACGGAACTGGCCGTGCGGACGGGCGCGGAGCGACACCGTCACCGGGTCCACCGTCTTGTCGCGGCCGTCGACCACCACCTGGCCTCGTCCGGGGTGATTCGCGGCGGGGGTGGTGGGGACGGCGGTTTGTTCAGCGGGATCCTGGCCCGCTACCTCGCCTTCGTCGCCACCGTGTTGCCGGGGGAGTCCGAGGCCGACGTCCGAGCCCGGGGCACGGCCGCGGCGATCGTGCTCGGGTCCGCGGACGCGGCCTGGCGCCACCGGCTCCAGGTGGAGGAACTGCCGTTGTTCGGCCACGACTGGTCGAAGCAGGCGCGGCTACCGGGTCTGGGCGAGGGCATCGCGAGCTTCACCGGTGGATCGGTGCGCTCGTCGGACATCCCCGAGCGGGATCTGTCGGTGCAGCTGTCCGGATGGATGCTGATGGAAGCGGCGCACAGCGTGGCGTCCGCGGGATTCTCCGCCGGTTCCCGGCGGTCCGACGATTCCGGCCGGTTCTCCGACGCCGACTGA
- a CDS encoding DedA family protein gives MISAAGLGPFESAGPALVWAIVLTFVFLECAVILGLFLPGDSMLITAGIVLSTHTSGAGHVWALSFGAMIAAICGNHVGYRLGHRAGDRILARRGGKYLTAENLHKVNTLLDRHGFWAVLVARWIPWVRTLCPLVSGAARMNHTKFTVASTLGAIVWAPVLLLAGFYAGGYLSRAPWLLPVILLALVAMLVVGTVVGVRQYRQEMARPIDEVVVDEVATT, from the coding sequence ATGATCTCTGCCGCCGGCCTGGGACCGTTCGAGTCCGCCGGGCCCGCCCTGGTCTGGGCGATCGTGCTGACCTTCGTGTTCCTCGAATGCGCCGTCATCCTCGGATTGTTCCTGCCGGGCGACTCCATGCTGATCACCGCCGGGATCGTGCTGTCGACCCATACCTCGGGCGCGGGGCACGTCTGGGCGCTCTCCTTCGGGGCGATGATCGCCGCGATCTGCGGCAACCACGTCGGATACCGGCTCGGTCATCGCGCCGGAGACAGGATCCTCGCGCGCCGCGGCGGGAAGTACCTCACGGCCGAGAACCTGCACAAGGTCAACACCCTGCTCGACCGGCACGGCTTCTGGGCCGTCCTGGTCGCCCGCTGGATCCCGTGGGTGCGGACGCTGTGCCCCCTCGTGTCGGGGGCCGCCCGGATGAACCACACCAAGTTCACGGTGGCGAGCACGCTCGGCGCGATCGTGTGGGCTCCGGTGTTGCTGCTGGCCGGCTTCTACGCCGGCGGCTACCTGTCCCGCGCCCCGTGGCTGCTCCCCGTGATCCTGCTCGCGCTCGTCGCGATGCTCGTGGTGGGCACCGTCGTCGGTGTCCGGCAGTACCGGCAGGAGATGGCCAGGCCGATCGACGAGGTCGTGGTCGACGAGGTCGCCACCACCTGA
- a CDS encoding VTT domain-containing protein → MSIQAASDTVSNLALLPGFLDPVNLLNSFGNWMLGGLLLVVFIESGLLFPLLPGDSLLFTAGLLSAQENPFAPIWLLLILIPVAGFLGDQCGYFIGKKGGAKLFKDDNAKLFKKKYIDESHEFFEKYGPITIILARFVPIVRTYAPLVAGASRMRYPVFVSFNIIGAVLWGAGVTLLGYFLGNIAFIRDNIDVIFILIVLVSVLPIMSEVFKRFLAARRNRTPQVATVDASAPAAPSDTTS, encoded by the coding sequence GTGAGTATCCAGGCAGCATCCGACACTGTGAGCAACCTTGCCCTGTTGCCGGGATTCCTCGATCCGGTCAACCTGCTCAACTCCTTCGGCAACTGGATGCTCGGCGGCCTGCTGCTGGTCGTCTTCATCGAATCCGGCCTGCTGTTCCCGCTTCTACCGGGCGATTCGCTGCTGTTCACCGCCGGGTTACTGTCGGCACAGGAGAACCCGTTCGCACCCATCTGGCTGCTGCTGATCCTCATTCCGGTCGCCGGGTTCCTCGGCGACCAGTGCGGCTACTTCATCGGCAAGAAGGGCGGAGCGAAGCTGTTCAAGGACGACAACGCCAAGCTCTTCAAGAAGAAGTACATCGACGAGTCGCACGAGTTCTTCGAGAAGTACGGGCCGATCACCATCATCCTGGCCAGGTTCGTCCCCATCGTGCGTACGTATGCACCGCTGGTCGCGGGTGCCTCCCGGATGCGCTACCCGGTGTTCGTGTCGTTCAACATCATCGGCGCCGTCCTCTGGGGCGCGGGTGTCACTCTGCTGGGCTACTTCCTCGGCAACATCGCCTTCATCCGCGACAACATCGACGTCATCTTCATCCTCATCGTGTTGGTCTCGGTCCTGCCGATCATGTCCGAAGTGTTCAAACGCTTCCTCGCCGCGCGCCGCAACAGGACGCCACAGGTCGCCACGGTCGATGCCTCGGCGCCGGCCGCTCCCTCGGACACCACATCCTGA
- the fbaA gene encoding class II fructose-bisphosphate aldolase, which translates to MPIATPEVYAEMLQRAKEHSFAFPAINCTSSETINAAIKGFADAGSDGIIQFSTGGAEFGSGLGVKDMVTGAVALAEFAHVIAAKYDVTIALHTDHCPKDKLDGFVRPLLEISQERVKAGRNPLFQSHMWDGSAIQIDENLEIAQDLLARAKAANIVLEVEIGVVGGEEDGVEAEINDKLYTSPEDFEKTVDALGVGEKGKYLLAATFGNVHGVYKPGNVKLRPEVLELGQKVATEKLGLAAGSKPFDFVFHGGSGSLKSEIDDSLKFGVVKMNVDTDTQYAFTRPVAGHMFANYDGVLKIDGEVGNKKVYDPRSYLKKAEASMTDRVVEACNDLKSSGRSVSAS; encoded by the coding sequence GTGCCAATTGCGACTCCCGAGGTCTACGCCGAGATGCTGCAGCGGGCCAAGGAGCACTCGTTCGCGTTCCCTGCCATCAACTGCACCTCCTCGGAGACCATCAACGCCGCCATCAAGGGCTTTGCGGATGCCGGCAGTGACGGCATCATCCAGTTCTCGACCGGTGGTGCCGAGTTCGGCTCCGGCCTCGGTGTGAAGGACATGGTCACCGGCGCGGTGGCCCTGGCCGAGTTCGCTCACGTCATCGCCGCCAAGTACGACGTGACGATCGCACTGCACACGGACCACTGCCCCAAGGACAAGCTGGACGGCTTCGTCCGGCCGCTGCTCGAGATCTCGCAGGAGCGGGTGAAGGCGGGCCGCAACCCGCTGTTCCAGTCGCACATGTGGGACGGCTCGGCCATCCAGATCGACGAGAACCTCGAGATCGCCCAGGATCTGCTCGCGCGCGCCAAGGCCGCGAACATCGTCCTCGAGGTCGAGATCGGTGTCGTCGGCGGCGAGGAAGACGGCGTCGAGGCCGAGATCAACGACAAGCTGTACACCTCCCCGGAGGACTTCGAGAAGACGGTCGACGCCCTCGGCGTCGGCGAGAAGGGCAAGTACCTGCTGGCCGCGACGTTCGGCAACGTCCACGGCGTCTACAAGCCGGGTAACGTCAAGCTCCGCCCCGAGGTGCTCGAGCTGGGCCAGAAGGTGGCCACCGAGAAGCTGGGGCTGGCGGCGGGCTCCAAGCCGTTCGACTTCGTCTTCCACGGCGGGTCCGGCTCACTGAAGTCCGAAATCGACGATTCGCTGAAGTTCGGCGTGGTGAAGATGAACGTCGACACCGACACCCAGTACGCGTTCACGCGTCCGGTGGCCGGGCACATGTTCGCCAACTACGACGGCGTCCTCAAGATCGACGGCGAGGTAGGCAACAAGAAGGTCTACGACCCGCGTAGCTACCTGAAGAAGGCAGAGGCATCGATGACCGACCGCGTCGTCGAGGCCTGCAACGACCTGAAGTCGTCCGGCCGCTCGGTGTCCGCCAGCTGA
- a CDS encoding Rv0361 family membrane protein: MQDPEDTAAESAGTGPAGETQPEASEAETQAIDVTGDSSVPAPKPEGEAKSPESPRTSPEAKPTRKAPEAGSTAPTTSADDAETVALPTSPPPPRPVDATTRIPADAAKAAGPEGEVPPSEEKTAAIPLAGGATPPPPRPAQPAQPRPVQQPPRPARPAPAPFPAQKAAPERVLPRTQESPTRVEPRPSGGKRGWVITASVAGLVVLIALGVTGIVLVNQHRTANSPEAQVQTSIDTFVTALGDGDLETLRTTTCGSLAEYYNGLTEEEFATVHRAAVAQQNVPVVGPVDAIEITGDVAIAQVPAQTAATPGEQSWRTFDLARVDDQWKVCDPQ; this comes from the coding sequence TTGCAGGATCCTGAAGACACCGCGGCCGAATCGGCCGGCACGGGCCCGGCCGGCGAGACCCAGCCGGAGGCGAGCGAGGCCGAGACCCAGGCCATCGACGTCACCGGGGACTCGTCCGTGCCGGCGCCGAAGCCGGAGGGCGAGGCGAAGTCTCCCGAGAGCCCCCGGACGTCACCCGAGGCGAAGCCGACCCGGAAAGCACCCGAGGCGGGGTCGACTGCACCGACGACATCCGCCGACGACGCCGAGACGGTGGCGCTGCCCACCTCACCGCCACCCCCGCGTCCGGTGGACGCGACGACGCGTATCCCGGCAGACGCCGCGAAGGCAGCCGGGCCCGAAGGCGAGGTACCGCCATCGGAGGAGAAGACGGCGGCGATTCCACTCGCCGGCGGCGCCACACCGCCGCCTCCCCGGCCGGCGCAACCGGCACAGCCGCGTCCGGTCCAGCAGCCACCCCGTCCTGCACGGCCCGCCCCCGCTCCGTTCCCGGCGCAGAAGGCGGCACCCGAGCGGGTACTTCCGCGTACCCAGGAATCCCCGACCCGGGTGGAACCTCGGCCTTCCGGGGGGAAGCGTGGCTGGGTGATCACCGCCTCCGTCGCCGGGCTGGTGGTGCTGATCGCACTCGGCGTCACCGGCATCGTGCTGGTGAATCAGCACCGCACGGCGAATTCGCCCGAGGCGCAGGTGCAGACCTCCATCGACACGTTCGTCACTGCGCTCGGCGACGGCGACCTCGAGACGCTGCGCACCACCACCTGTGGCAGCCTCGCGGAGTACTACAACGGATTGACCGAGGAGGAGTTCGCCACGGTGCACCGCGCCGCGGTGGCCCAGCAGAACGTGCCCGTGGTCGGCCCGGTGGACGCCATCGAGATCACCGGTGACGTCGCGATCGCCCAGGTCCCCGCCCAGACCGCGGCGACTCCGGGCGAGCAGTCCTGGCGGACGTTCGATCTGGCCCGGGTGGACGATCAGTGGAAGGTCTGCGACCCGCAGTAG
- a CDS encoding DUF3151 domain-containing protein, translating to MTSFGDLLGPQPVLLPGDDDAESALLNHEDPKKVAADHPTASVAWAYLAEAAFDGGEVITAYAYARTGYHRGLDQLRRNGWKGFGPVPYSHEPNRGFLRCVAVLARAAQSIGETDEYSRCLDLLEDCDPRAAEELGLG from the coding sequence ATGACGTCTTTCGGTGACCTGCTCGGACCCCAGCCCGTTCTGCTTCCGGGTGACGACGATGCGGAATCGGCCCTGCTGAACCACGAGGACCCGAAGAAGGTGGCGGCGGACCATCCGACGGCGTCCGTCGCGTGGGCGTACCTCGCGGAAGCTGCCTTCGACGGTGGCGAGGTGATCACCGCGTACGCCTATGCCCGTACCGGCTACCACCGCGGCCTGGACCAGCTCCGCCGCAACGGATGGAAGGGCTTCGGCCCGGTGCCGTACAGCCACGAGCCGAATCGCGGCTTCCTGCGGTGCGTCGCGGTACTGGCCAGGGCGGCACAGTCCATCGGCGAGACCGACGAGTACAGCCGCTGCCTCGACCTGCTCGAGGACTGCGATCCGCGGGCCGCCGAAGAACTCGGCCTCGGCTAG
- a CDS encoding FUSC family protein has protein sequence MSALPILQCALAAAGAWWVATTVVGHERPFFAPIAAVVSLGLSLGARTRRSFELVLGVAVGVGIGDLLISVIGGGTWQIAVVVALAMAAAVLLDSGPMIAMQAGNSAVLVATLIPPGDNAGIDRMVDALIGGLVGIAIVAIVPTHPVGRARRDAAVILGSAGEVLRLVHEGLLANDDKPIVTALQKARATQPAIDTLREHVAGGWEISRISPFYWNTRQRLSRLAAVVDPIDNAMRNIRVLARRSLSLVRDDEILDPRLVNQVGQVADSMEVLRRMALADPGEQPDQAEAARVLRSVAAEVKPELLEGAGVSATVVFAQIRSILVDLLQVAGLKRISAIATLPPTVDNPAYPPER, from the coding sequence ATCTCCGCGTTGCCGATCCTCCAGTGCGCGCTCGCCGCGGCCGGGGCGTGGTGGGTGGCCACCACGGTCGTCGGTCACGAGCGTCCCTTCTTCGCGCCCATCGCGGCCGTCGTGTCCCTGGGTCTGTCCCTCGGTGCCCGGACGCGCCGGTCCTTCGAGCTCGTCCTCGGCGTCGCGGTCGGTGTCGGGATCGGCGACCTGCTGATCTCGGTGATCGGTGGGGGAACCTGGCAGATCGCCGTCGTCGTCGCGCTGGCGATGGCCGCGGCGGTACTCCTCGACAGCGGGCCGATGATCGCGATGCAGGCGGGAAACTCGGCGGTTCTCGTCGCCACCCTCATTCCGCCGGGTGACAACGCCGGCATCGACCGCATGGTCGATGCCTTGATCGGTGGGCTGGTCGGTATCGCCATCGTCGCGATCGTCCCCACCCATCCCGTGGGCCGGGCCCGGCGGGATGCCGCCGTGATTCTCGGTTCTGCCGGTGAGGTGCTGCGGCTCGTCCACGAAGGGCTGCTCGCGAACGACGACAAGCCGATCGTGACGGCATTGCAGAAGGCGCGCGCGACTCAACCGGCCATCGACACGCTGCGCGAACACGTGGCGGGTGGTTGGGAGATCAGCCGGATCTCGCCGTTCTACTGGAACACCCGCCAGCGGCTCAGCCGGCTCGCCGCCGTCGTCGACCCCATCGACAACGCGATGCGCAACATCCGGGTGCTCGCGCGGCGGTCGTTGTCGCTGGTCCGCGACGACGAGATCCTCGACCCGCGACTGGTGAACCAGGTGGGCCAGGTGGCGGACTCGATGGAGGTGCTGCGCCGGATGGCGCTCGCCGATCCCGGCGAGCAACCCGACCAGGCGGAGGCGGCCCGGGTCCTGCGGTCGGTCGCGGCCGAGGTGAAGCCCGAACTTCTCGAGGGAGCCGGGGTCTCCGCGACTGTGGTGTTCGCCCAGATCAGGTCGATCCTGGTGGACCTGCTCCAGGTGGCGGGGCTCAAGCGGATCTCGGCCATCGCGACCCTGCCGCCGACGGTGGACAACCCCGCGTATCCGCCGGAGCGGTAG